The following coding sequences lie in one Arachis ipaensis cultivar K30076 chromosome B03, Araip1.1, whole genome shotgun sequence genomic window:
- the LOC107633466 gene encoding uncharacterized protein LOC107633466, with protein sequence MPAYQGDDLVPDIRVLHRVFWSYYPCIRAFRHCKPVVQVDGTHLYGKYKGCLLVAVSQDGNNNIVPIAFAIVEGETSDAWYFFLSNLRQHVVTHDGVGLISDRHDSIRLAIERRYSRTIREYQMRYERLKERGEAYTNWLDRIPREQYALAFDGGYRWGHMTTNLVECINSVLKGARNLPVTALVKATFYRLNELFTRKKAEAEARINAGLVFSEMVTTKLHANQRASGNIQVSCFDRENEVFKVCEMPSGVEYAVDLRHHRCDCGEFQVNRIPCRHVFACCANQRLDWQVYINDVYKMDQVRRVYRARFRPLGNPVMWPAYHGPRFVGNPFLRRVAKGRPKMTRFLNEMDTRILRRSMRCKQCGAEGHSRSRCRQSGGSSAGPAEE encoded by the exons ATGCCTGCTTACCAGGGGGATGATTTGGTTCCTGATATACGTGTTCTACATAgagtcttctggagttattaccccTGTATAAGGGCCTTCAGACACTGCAAGCCAGTGGTGCAGGTGGACGGGACTCATTTGTATGGAAAATACAAGGGTTGTTTATTGGTTGCAGTCTCACAAGATGGTAATAACAACATCGTGCCTATTGCATTTGCCatagtggagggagagacttctgatgcatGGTACTTTTTTCTGAGCAACTTGCGTCAACATGTGGTGACACATGATGGTGTGGGACTTATCTCTGATCGACACGATTCGATTAGGTTAGCTATTGAACGAA GATACTCGAGGACGATCAGGGAGTACCAAATGCGCTATGAACGATTAAAAGAACGGGGTGAGGCTTACACCAACTGGCTTGATCGGATCCCTCGTGAGCAGTATGCTTTGGCATTTGATGGTGGTTACCGATGGGGTCATATGACCACCAATCTTGTGGAATGTATCAACTCCGTCTTAAAGGGTGCACGCAATCTCCCAGTCACTGCACTTGTTAAGGCTACATTTTACAGACTGAATGAGTTGTTCACTAGGAAAAAAGCCGAGGCTGAAGCCCGAATCAATGCTGGACTTGTGTTCTCTGAGATGGTGACAACCAAGCTGCATGCAAATCAACGAGCATCAGGTAACATACAGGTTAGCTGTTTTGATAGAGAAAATGAAGTCTTCAAAGTATGTGAGATGCCTAGTGGGGTTGAGTATGCAGTTGACCTACGCCACCATCGGTGCGACTGTGGTGAATTCCAGGTTAACCGAATTCCGTGTCGACACGTGTTCGCGTGTTGTGCAAATCAGAGGTTGGATTGGCAAGTGTACATTAATGACGTTTACAAGATGGACCAAGTTCGAAGAGTATACAGGGCTAGGTTTAGACCACTGGGAAATCCGGTAATGTGGCCTGCTTATCATGGACCTAGATTCGTTGGAAACCCGTTCCTCAGACGGGTAGCCAAAGGTCGGCCGAAGATGACccgcttcttgaatgagatggacactCGTATATTACGTCGCTCGATGCGATGCAAGCAATGCGGTGCTGAGGGCCATAGTCGCAGTAGATGTCGTCAAAGTGGTGGATCGAGTGCAGGTCCAGCCGAAGAGTAG